TCATGCCGGAGCATCAGTTTTTTGAGAATCTGCGCCAAGTTACTTTGCCCATCGACCTCTGCCCAAAAAGCACTGCCGATGAGGTCGAGATTGATGCGTTTATAGCGGTCAAATTGGAACCGCTGTGCGATCCAGTTACCGATACCTGCTTTTGTGACCAATTTGCGACGCAGTTGCACACAGCCGGCGTCATCAACCTTAGCTTCTACTTCCTCAGGAATCATGGGGATGACTTTCATTGGGTCTTTGATACCTGTCTGTCTGGGCGGTGACTTTTTGCGCAGGAAGGGCATGGTCTAGTGGAACTCGTCGCTGTCGAAGTCGATCTCTTCGGGGCGTGCAGCCTTCACAATGCGTCCGTCTTTAATCCAGAGAATGCGATCAGAACGCTTCAACATTTTGAGGTCGTGCGTCGCGGAAATGATGGTGACATCGAACTCTTCTTTAAGGCCGTTGAGCAGGGTGATCATCTCTTCACCCGTCGCTTGGTCAAGGTTGGCTGTGGGTTCGTCCGCTAGGATGATTTCTGGACTATTTGCCAAGGCTCGAGCGATGGCGACGCGTTGTTGCTGACCACCGGAAAGCTCTCCCGGTTTATGCAAAATGCGATGCCCAAGACCGACCCGTTTTAGAATGTTCACTGCCTTTTCGCGCGCCGACTCGGCATCCATCCCCGCAAAAGCCATGGGAAGGGTGACGTTTTCCAGACAGGTCATTACGCGAATCAGGTTATAGGACTGGAAGATATACCCGATCTTTCGGCAGCGCAGCCACGCGAGCTCGTTAGAGTCAAGTTGAGCGATGTCTACCTGGTCGATGAAAACCTTGCCTTTCGACGGCTTCGAAAGCGCGCCAATCATATTAAAGAGCGTAGACTTTCCAGAGCCAGACGGCCCCATAATCGAAAGATACTCGCCCCGATAGATGTCGAGTGTAGCTCCGCGTAGTGCGAGCGTCTCCTGTTTGCCCTGTTTGTAGACTTTGTGTACGTCGACCGCGTGGATCACCACCTCTTGACCATCCTCGCTTGGGGGGTTCAAGATACTGTCGATGTCTGTTTGAGCGATAGCCATGAGGAAGGGGTGTGAATTTTATACGCTGGTGCGCAGCGCGACAGCTGGGACCATTCGCGATGCGACACTAGCGGGATAGATAGCCGCCAGAATAGAGAGTATGATACCAGCAGCCAGCGATACGAGAATCCATCCAGATAGGGCTTCCCACTCGGAGAATAGCGCAACCGTGATGAGACCAAAGCCGTAGGTAAATCCGTAGGCAACGAGAGAGAAAAGGACGCCAACGAGACAGCCTACCGCGCTGCCGACACTTCCCATGAAGGCTGATTCAAGCAGGAACATCTGTCTCACAAATCCCGAAAGCGCCCCTAAGCACTTCATGGTGCCGATGTCGCGGAAGCGTTCAGTTACGCTCATCAACATGGCGTTGGTAATCCCAATGACAGTAACCAGGAGCGAGATGATAATGATCCAGGAGTTGCGGAAGCGATCCTTACGCTTTTCTTCGGCGATGCGCGCTAATTCCTCTTCGGTGGGTTTTTGAGTCAGGCGCACGGTAGCGATTTTAGCGAAGTTGCTAGGAATTTCGTCTATTTCTCCGGCGATGAGAGCGACTTTTTGTCGTGCCTCATCGAAGAACTCGATTGGGAAGCTTTGAAGATCCAGATCACCAATGAGATAGATCGCGCTTGCTTGAGTGCCCGATTCGGCGTCGACAGACTGGATTGTGGTATAACGCTCCGCTGGTATGCGCGCGGCGTCTGGTATAACTCCATGGAGAGTTAGGTTTGAGAGGCCATCCTCTAAGAGTTGCTCAATAATGCGGGTGTCCTCTTCAGACCACGGCAGATTTGCTGAGACCACCAGATCGCGACCCGTTGCCGGTCCCATTTCGTTCATGATGAAATTCATCCTGCGGTCGACTTCGGCGCGTATTTCGTCCTCTTCGAGGACACCACTTTTCAATACTTGGCCAGCGAGGATAGACATTAAGAATGCAATACCTAAGACTACACCGGTGATCGTCACCACGGAGCGACCCAACCGTATTTTGATACCCTGCATCACTACCTGAATCGCGATTTTAACGGGGAGTTTGATCTGATTTTCGATCATCTTACTTGCCTAAAATGGGGCGCCAGAGACAGCGTTCTTGATGAGAGTGAGAGCAATAGTAGCCATGCCGATTAAGCCGACACCGGTCATGTAGCCTGCCAGTATAGTGGGTGCTATTTTCAAAAAGTTTTCTGCACCGAACTTTTTGTAAAAGTAGAAGCGGGCGAGCAGTGCCCCAAATACTTCAGGAATCACATTATGTGGAAAATCACCGAGCCCCTTAATGAGACCGTATACGAGCATAACCGGCAGCCCCAGACCGCTCATTACCGTAAATAATGCGACGACACTTGCGAAGCTGCCGCCAATCACCCCAGGCTTTAGCGCTTTGCCGAGTTCGGTTTCCGAAAAGGACTTTTCCTCGCCCTCTTGCCCAGGGATGACAAACGTCGAGCTGTAAATAAGCGTCTGATTTTTCGCCTGCAGTTCCCAATTGATCTGAGCGGCAGGGAAGAGTGCAGAGGGCACAGGGTCAGCTTTCCAAATGAATGCCCAAAATGCTAATGACAGGAAAAATAAAATGGGCAGTGCGACTAAGTCGGTCTTGATCAGAGACCAAAAATTCACGCCGGTGAGCTCATTTACGCGGAATGATTCCGCTTGTTGTCCGAAGTTTTCTAGAGGCACAGGTGCCAGCCAGATTTCTACACCTTTTGCACCGGAGAGTAGGAAGGACGCTTCGCGGACATACGGAATTTCGATTGTTTGACCTGAAATACCCAGAAGCCGAGCGTTCACATATGAAAGGAAAGGGCTGTAAACAAAGGCGAAAAATATCAAGAAGAAGGCGATGCCATAACTAAATGGTAACAGCGCTAGGCATAGAATGACGATAGCTAAGGCTGACACACAGTAAAGAGCACCCGCGATCCAGAGGGGGTAGTCACCTCTGCCTTTACGAGGGGGCGCCCAGAGGTCTTCTTTCTCTTCTGACTCGGGTTTCTTGCGGTTGTTTTTTACAGCTCGACGGATGTCTCGGACTGTGGAGTAGATGCTTACCGCTGCGATGGCAAACCCGGCTCCAATGTTGAAACTGAGCCAAAAGTCTACGTTGTTGGAGAAGGTAGTGTTGACCGTATCCATCCCAGGCTGCCAGGTGCTCAGCATGCCCGTGGATTGCAGGATCGGATTTAGGATGAAGGTGAGTAAGACTGCAATGCCAGCACCCATCACGGCCCAAAAAGGTACGACGAAGCCGAGAATGACGAGACCTAAGTTGAGGGCGATTCCCGTGGGCGTAGCCGGTAAGATCGCCTCGGTGAACGTGGTCGTGTCGACGAACGGTTGAGGTATGAGAAATATTGGTTTGGATAGAAAAAGCCCGGTGATCGCAGGAACACCGATTTGCAGCGCACCGAATGCGATTCCGACATAAGCCCCGAGTGAAAACAGCCGCCAGCGTTTACCCTTGCTCTTATCTTTCTTTCCGCTTGTTCGGCTGTTGGAGTAGACATCGTCCGAAGATAATTCTTTGTCAGAATCCTCAGATTCTGCCAAAGCCATCGCTCCTTGCGCTGAAATTGGCGCTAGTGGAAAGGGGAGTTTTTCTACGTCTGAAGTGAGACGGAAAAAGAAGTAACCGAGCGTGTATTTTTTTACTAGAGAGATTGCGAAAACGAATCCGAAGACTGCCAACGGCAGCCACCAATCCTGGTGGAAAAGATTTCTTTCTAAAATCGCTGGGCTATCCGGGTCGGGAGCAAACCAGGAGGGAAAGGCACCCAGCATACCAGCGTCTCGGACTGCATCGCTGCCCACGTAATAAGCACGGTAGACAATATGAGCCAACGGTCCGCCGGGAAATAGCATATTTCCCAACATCATGACACGCGCAGCGTGCAGGAGAACGACCAATTCTTGCTGGTTGAGCGGCTTTAGGGCTCTCCGCGACAGCTCCATAAATAGGATGACCGTTACCCAGGAAGCAGCTTGGCTTAGATTTCCTCCAGTCATCAAACCGAGATAAATTCCTCCCGGTATCATGATGAATCCGCAAAAGAACAAGCCGACCACCGTGGTCCACCCGAAGCCATTTTCGAACTTCTCCGGTATGGGTAGCAGATTACGAAACTGTTCTACCTCTTTGTCTGTTTTCTTCTTTTTAAAAGTCATGGCTTTGTCTGCCTCACGCTGGTGTCATTTCAGCCATCCCGATGCGTATGCGATTGCGAGCTTCCTCAAAAATTTCTTCACGATCGTGAGCTGGAACAGCTCTCCAATGTAGGAAGTGTCTGCGGAGGTCTGAAACGTATTTTGAATTCAGCCGCAACCACGACTCGTTCGTTCCCGAGAGTCGGGTAAGGATCATGCGGGCTTTAAATTCTTGTGTTTCTGGATCGAAGGGGGTCTCCAGCGTCATAGTTTGGGAAACCGCCAAATCAAACGGCTTGAGCCAAATCGTCGTGCTGAGCTGAGGGACTGGTTGCCCCTCTACATAATCTTCCTGAATAGAAAGATTGGGTACCGCTGAATAAAAACTGCCAGAGCTGCCTTCTCCACGTTCTAAAAGATAGCGATTGAAAAATTCCAGGACGGCGAGGCGCTCAGTCTGGTTAAAGTTAAAAGGCAGATCAAACACGAGGTCATTGCCCTGAGGCTCAGGCAGTTTCCAACCCGATTCTTCGGCAGGGGCCGCAATCTCCATCGCCTGTGTCGCCGGAAAGTAGGTCGATACGATGACTGCGACCATAATAGTCAATGAGGCGTAGATCGTTGCCATCGAAGTGTAAGACATATTGAGCCCGCCTGTCAGATCGAGCTCGGTCAAAATCCGCCCGGTGCCCTGGGATGCCAGGTATCCAATCATTGAGCCGACCACCGCATATACGAGCGCCTCTGCGATGAACATAAAGAATACGTAGCGCGGCGCGATACCCACGGCGTTGTAGACATAGATCTCAGTCCGCCTCTCGTAGACCGATCCTTTCATGGTATTCAGGACTGTCATTCCCGCGATAAGCAGAGGGATAATGAGGTCCACTAAGCCACTAAGGCTGACCTTGCGGGAGCGTTCTCCACGGTAAGCATTACCATCCAGTCCATAATAAAGAGGCTCTCCAGTCTGGATCATGAAAGACTCGATGGTTTCACGCGCTTCGCGAAACGGAGTATCCGGCATGGAAACAACTAGGGACGATACGATCTCATCGCCAAAGGCCACGCTCATCGGCAGATTTCGCAACGGAGCAATAACTATGTTATTACCATCGATGCGAGGGTCTTCGTCGGAAGCCACAATGTATCGGTTTCCGCCAGTCTCAGCGACTGTCACTGAGGACATGGCCTCGATATCGAAAGGCAATACGTTGACGCTGTCCAAATCTGTCAGCGTGTTAAGCGCTTTACCGTCGAAAAGTGCAATGATACGCACGTTAACACCGTTGATTGTGATCTGCGCCTTTCCTTCGACGACGTCTTCTGAGCTGATTGCAAGTGAATCCGCTGCATCTT
This portion of the Opitutales bacterium genome encodes:
- a CDS encoding PqqD family protein, whose protein sequence is MPFLRKKSPPRQTGIKDPMKVIPMIPEEVEAKVDDAGCVQLRRKLVTKAGIGNWIAQRFQFDRYKRINLDLIGSAFWAEVDGQSNLAQILKKLMLRHDWKQEEAQKAIITYTSELMKRGLLVLNVKPSK
- a CDS encoding ABC transporter ATP-binding protein → MAIAQTDIDSILNPPSEDGQEVVIHAVDVHKVYKQGKQETLALRGATLDIYRGEYLSIMGPSGSGKSTLFNMIGALSKPSKGKVFIDQVDIAQLDSNELAWLRCRKIGYIFQSYNLIRVMTCLENVTLPMAFAGMDAESAREKAVNILKRVGLGHRILHKPGELSGGQQQRVAIARALANSPEIILADEPTANLDQATGEEMITLLNGLKEEFDVTIISATHDLKMLKRSDRILWIKDGRIVKAARPEEIDFDSDEFH
- a CDS encoding FtsX-like permease family protein; amino-acid sequence: MIENQIKLPVKIAIQVVMQGIKIRLGRSVVTITGVVLGIAFLMSILAGQVLKSGVLEEDEIRAEVDRRMNFIMNEMGPATGRDLVVSANLPWSEEDTRIIEQLLEDGLSNLTLHGVIPDAARIPAERYTTIQSVDAESGTQASAIYLIGDLDLQSFPIEFFDEARQKVALIAGEIDEIPSNFAKIATVRLTQKPTEEELARIAEEKRKDRFRNSWIIIISLLVTVIGITNAMLMSVTERFRDIGTMKCLGALSGFVRQMFLLESAFMGSVGSAVGCLVGVLFSLVAYGFTYGFGLITVALFSEWEALSGWILVSLAAGIILSILAAIYPASVASRMVPAVALRTSV
- a CDS encoding peptide transporter gives rise to the protein MTFKKKKTDKEVEQFRNLLPIPEKFENGFGWTTVVGLFFCGFIMIPGGIYLGLMTGGNLSQAASWVTVILFMELSRRALKPLNQQELVVLLHAARVMMLGNMLFPGGPLAHIVYRAYYVGSDAVRDAGMLGAFPSWFAPDPDSPAILERNLFHQDWWLPLAVFGFVFAISLVKKYTLGYFFFRLTSDVEKLPFPLAPISAQGAMALAESEDSDKELSSDDVYSNSRTSGKKDKSKGKRWRLFSLGAYVGIAFGALQIGVPAITGLFLSKPIFLIPQPFVDTTTFTEAILPATPTGIALNLGLVILGFVVPFWAVMGAGIAVLLTFILNPILQSTGMLSTWQPGMDTVNTTFSNNVDFWLSFNIGAGFAIAAVSIYSTVRDIRRAVKNNRKKPESEEKEDLWAPPRKGRGDYPLWIAGALYCVSALAIVILCLALLPFSYGIAFFLIFFAFVYSPFLSYVNARLLGISGQTIEIPYVREASFLLSGAKGVEIWLAPVPLENFGQQAESFRVNELTGVNFWSLIKTDLVALPILFFLSLAFWAFIWKADPVPSALFPAAQINWELQAKNQTLIYSSTFVIPGQEGEEKSFSETELGKALKPGVIGGSFASVVALFTVMSGLGLPVMLVYGLIKGLGDFPHNVIPEVFGALLARFYFYKKFGAENFLKIAPTILAGYMTGVGLIGMATIALTLIKNAVSGAPF